One genomic window of Eptesicus fuscus isolate TK198812 chromosome 6, DD_ASM_mEF_20220401, whole genome shotgun sequence includes the following:
- the GPER1 gene encoding G-protein coupled estrogen receptor 1 — translation MTSRAPVSGMETDPGAYNGTPVALNLSRALAGRALANQTGELAAHPHPQYAVGLFLSCLYTVFLFPIGFVGNILILVVNLSSRERMSIPDLYFINLAAADLILVADSLIEVFNLDEQYYDIAVLCTFMSLFLQINMYSSIFFLTWMSFDRYLALAQAMRCGLFRTKHHARLSCGLIWMASVSATLVPFTAAHLQHSGDVCFCFADVKEIQWLEVTLGFIIPFAIIGLCYSLIARVLIKAHRRRGLRPRRQKALRMILAVVLVFFICWLPENVFISVHLLQQAQPGAEPCQQSFRHAYPLTGHIVNLAAFSNSCLNPLIYSFLGETFRDKLRLYLEQRTSVSALNRFCHAALKAVLPDAEQPEVRFSSVA, via the coding sequence ATGACTTCCCGAGCGCCCGTCTCTGGCATGGAGACCGACCCCGGAGCCTACAACGGCACCCCCGTGGCGCTCAACCTGTCCCGCGCGCTGGCCGGCAGGGCGCTGGCCAACCAGACAGGCGAGCTGGCGGCGCACCCGCACCCGCAGTACGCCGTCGggctcttcctctcctgcctctacaCCGTCTTCCTCTTCCCCATCGGCTTCGTGGGGAACATCCTGATCCTGGTGGTGAACCTCAGCTCCCGGGAGAGGATGAGCATCCCCGACCTGTACTTCATCAACCTGGCGGCGGCCGACCTCATCCTGGTGGCCGACTCGCTGATCGAGGTGTTCAACCTGGACGAGCAGTACTACGACATCGCCGTGCTCTGCACCTTCATGTCCCTCTTCCTGCAGATCAACATGTACAGCAGCATCTTCTTCCTCACCTGGATGAGCTTCGACCGCTACCtcgccctggcccaggccatgcGCTGCGGCCTGTTCCGCACCAAGCACCACGCCCGGCTCAGCTGCGGCCTCATCTGGATGGCCTCGGTCTCCGCCACGCTGGTGCCCTTCACCGCGGCGCACCTGCAGCACTCGGGGGACGTCTGCTTCTGCTTCGCAGACGTCAAGGAGATCCAGTGGCTGGAGGTCACCTTGGGCTTCATCATCCCCTTCGCCATCATCGGCCTCTGCTACTCGCTCATCGCCCGGGTCCTCATCAAGGCCCACAGGCGCCGGGGCCTGCGCCCGCGCCGGCAGAAGGCGCTCCGGATGATCTTGGCCGTGGTCCTCGTCTTCTTCATCTGCTGGCTGCCCGAGAACGTGTTCATCAGCGTGCACCTCCTGCAGCAGGCGCAGCCAGGCGCCGAGCCCTGCCAACAGTCTTTCCGCCATGCCTACCCGCTAACCGGCCACATTGTCAACCTCGCAGCTTTCTCCAACAGCTGCCTGAACCCCCTCATCTACAGCTTCCTGGGGGAGACCTTCAGAGACAAACTGCGGCTGTATCTGGAGCAGAGAACAAGCGTGTCGGCCCTGAATCGCTTCTGCCACGCGGCCCTGAAGGCCGTCCTTCCGGACGCCGAGCAGCCAGAGGTGCGGTTCAGCAGCGTGGCGTGA